The window CTTGATTCCATCAATTGTTTTCTTGATCGCATTATCGAACTTGTCGAAGGCTATTCGTAGCTCGTCAAGGTCCCTCTGCAGCTGAAGGCCATTCATCACATTGAGATGATAGAAACTCTCGTAAATTCCCGAGGATATGCCCAGATTTGTCACCTCCAAGATTATCACCAGATGAATGCCCTCGGATATCTCATAAATATGAACAGCATTGGCTGTTCTGCTCTGCTCTGGCCCTAAGAGCACCAGCTGACTATAGAGGCCATCCTCAGCTAGAGAATTCAGACCCTCATTTATTGACGACTGCCTGGTGTCATTGAAAAGGTGTCCAATGTCTGCTAAAGTTGGATTAGCCAGCTTTCCACCAATATCGAGGGATCCCTCATCACTCGACCCATGACTCTGGCTCAACAGTATGTCTGGCTCATTGTCCAAAGTATCTGATTTTGAACTATCACTGGTGACGACTCTGCACATTAGGACCATCAAGAGGATGTCGGCCGCTCTCAGGTCCTGTGCATTTTTGCTAGAGTAGAGGGATAGAAATTTGTTCTCCACCAGTACCAGAACGTGTACATTTGAAAGCTCTGACTGGGTCCTCAGCTTGTCGGAGGCGTCGTGCAGGATTTTTAGCATTGTTGATGCTATATCTGCGTTAACAGATAGTTGCTCGACAGACTCGGTTAGGATACTCTGCTCACTCTGACGAAGCGTCCTCCAAGCGTCCAGGAGGGAAGATACGAGGCTTGCTTTTTGTCTACTTGATTTCAATCTGCAATTTTAAATACTTATAATGCTtttgaaattcagaaaatgGGTTTCAAAACAAAACTCAATTCAACTCACGCAGCGATGTCAGGTCCACAGACATGACTGACAATCATAACACAAATGCCGAGTGTTCTCTTCATGAACTCTACATCATCAGTGGAAACATAAATGAAGGTGTATCCCATAGCATCATCGAAGACCATGTTTGTGCCGTCCTGGCACTGCATGGAAGTGTAAGAATTTCCAAATTGCGAGGCCATCACCTGTTGTGATGTAACAACCGGTGAAAACAGTTGCATTATCACATTTGCACTGAGTTGCCATGGCTCTTCGTCCTTGTTAAAGTGAGATGAAAATTCGTAATTAAGTTTAGTAATTCAATTACATTATGTATTTGTCTCTGCTCCATTTACCTCGTTGTCCGGAATTAATCCCTGAATTTTACCCAGATTTTGTACGTGTTTCGAAAATTTCAGGTTGCATTTTGTGAACAGAACGTCATTGAGATGATCGAAGATCAATATTcccctcattttttcaattgtcgaTGTTTAAAATTTGCTATGCTGCACCTTATCAAAATCAATAATGACGTTTACCTTTGGCTTTACATCTGGACCGGTACTGACAAGTCTTTCAAAACTTCATCTCcatgaaatatcaataaaaaaatccacagaaAGTTTGTTTATTAACCATTGCGAAGAGGTCAATATTGTCATCATAACTTGGTAAATAATTTCACAAAGTGTCGCTTGACAGAATGCAATTTTGACTGGGAGGTATCCCCACTCTGTCCAATCACCATTTGCAATTCGTATGTCGATCGCCAACAGATGATTGCTTTCCCCACAATGAACTAATTTTATCGTTTGTACTAAGTTTGTACCCGTTTGTACGGAGGTGAAAATGTTTCgtaactttttatttatttttaaataaataattaaatgattgGCCTTCAGATGTAAGGTATGTTACAGGGAGGTATTTGTCAACCTTTGGATTGACAACTACCTCCGGAAGCCGTACGTGGCGCTGTACACCGCCTTCCCCGCGCGTTTCGTCCCTTCCCCTCAGCCAGTTCAAGAGTCCAGCAAAAAATGACACAaacgattttagaatattccggGAGCCCTAGACAAATCGCAAATCATCGAGATTTCATAAAGACAAAACAATTCAATTAGCaatcgatttttattattttttttaacgatccAATACATCAGAGTACATAACACCTATGTTTATCTCAATCTCATATACTTTACCTCCACTAAATGAATAAGTTCAGTGATTGAATTGTTCCATTATGTTTAAATCGTTGATAATAAATACACGATTGCactcattcattatttaatctGCCAGTAAATGCCAGTGACAGAGTGCGAATCAAGGTGTTTATATATCACCTACGAATACTCTCACTACTGGTGTAGTTATATAATTATTGCTGTATACATATAATCATATAATATATCtgtataattttaatttatttctctatcataGTACACGCCTGTAATTCGTTTACATTGGTACAACAATTATGTACATAACGAATTGTATCGTTGCTATATAAACTAAGTGGTATTG of the Diachasmimorpha longicaudata isolate KC_UGA_2023 chromosome 13, iyDiaLong2, whole genome shotgun sequence genome contains:
- the LOC135168822 gene encoding BLOC-3 complex member HPS1, whose protein sequence is MRGILIFDHLNDVLFTKCNLKFSKHVQNLGKIQGLIPDNEDEEPWQLSANVIMQLFSPVVTSQQVMASQFGNSYTSMQCQDGTNMVFDDAMGYTFIYVSTDDVEFMKRTLGICVMIVSHVCGPDIAALKSSRQKASLVSSLLDAWRTLRQSEQSILTESVEQLSVNADIASTMLKILHDASDKLRTQSELSNVHVLVLVENKFLSLYSSKNAQDLRAADILLMVLMCRVVTSDSSKSDTLDNEPDILLSQSHGSSDEGSLDIGGKLANPTLADIGHLFNDTRQSSINEGLNSLAEDGLYSQLVLLGPEQSRTANAVHIYEISEGIHLVIILEVTNLGISSGIYESFYHLNVMNGLQLQRDLDELRIAFDKFDNAIKKTIDGIKKNRGHVSNDVDMCQRRLQVKWEFVRKKYLELLKSRDPEVILQIESNISGFIETMKELFKLTCFGRNFLQQANDVILTVCRLVKQKFTDFSGFLKVKALKNFTLRSRTSLTINKYLEEFPGLVHFIYIDRTTHRLTAPTLDFTNPETLALTTKKIWSMIDHGRSHLQEGHFSVMWKDTTFNYAYFLWFEDSSGSPLKCKTYFNNVMKNFPVPGILCDDYYKKLGQACFPKIPVNKIQIYELYCVHLGLATSSCVLEHSRRLAATIWEVTGLPNNPADLV